CATTGATCCTTTCTTCCATGGTCAGATCTTAGCCAAATGTGCTTGTTGTATTTCAGATTGTGAGACTTCGGCTCGagggttatttatttttgcatattgtattttgttcttattttcttcttgaagTAATCAATTTTATGACATCAATTTTGGATCAATCAGTTGCAACTCAGTTTTTGGGTTTAAAAACTCTGAAGACCTGTACTGATTCTAGGAGGATAGATACGGGGCTATCTACAAttctagaatataattaaacaaacatACTTTATGagaaatataattaacagtTGCATACCTGTGTTGATTAATGATACAATATCTATAATCCAACATTATTTgcattaaagaaattatttggaaatgtggttgcaattgtttttcataatgctttttatattgaaatgcattaaaataatacatatatttttttattttttaaaaattatttttaaaatcagcgcaTCAATACAATCTCAaacatacttaaaaaaattaatttttttaaaaatacaatagctACCGCGTTTCCAAAAGATCTCTCTttgaattgaatatatatagcTACTTCTAAGATAAAAGGGTTGATTATAGCCCATTAACTTATTATGCAATTTAAattcttatcattttaatatttattaaaactttGCTTTGCGTTCTTTGACTGTATAAGTGTACTTccattttaatgaaataatcgACAGAGTAGTATGCTAAGAAatagaaacaaacaaaagaatataattGATAAATTGTGTAATATATAAGGGTATCTTACGAACACAATCCCCAACTACCTCCCAGGATTCATCTTAAAGAAACATGTCTGAAATCCATCCGACCTGGAGCTTTGTAACTGGCCAAATCAGATAAAACTGAAATACATCTGCCTTTGTAACTTCTTGCTCCAAACCAGAAGCTTCACTAGGGGAGACGGTTGGAAAAACATCTCCTCATAGAATCATGCTGCAATAACTCATCATCCCTAGCATATAGATCACTAacatgcctattttttttttgttttttttttaagaaaaaggatGCAATTGAACTTACAAAAACTCCCCTACCATCCATGCAAATCTAGCTGCCAGCTAAAGGGCCAGTGTTGGCAACAATTTGATATAGAACTGTTGCATTTGATATGTAAAGGAACATGTCAGTAAATAGATTTGATTCAACTTTCCTAGGCTTGATGATCAGAACTGAGTAGAGTGATGAGCCTTTGCAAGTTGCATTATCTTAAGTAGATTGTTATCAAAGGTCCATTTCTGGAAATGGAAATATTACCGATATGAAACGAATTGAAAGTGCAAAACATACTTCTGCCAAAAGTCGATCATGCTTGATGCTTTACataggattaaattgaaaaccatcAACTTTCTTAGCACTCAAAGCCTCAGCATCCTTTCGTTGTATCACTGACCTGTTAGCACATACATGATTAGTCAGAACAATCAGGAAAGGAGTCGTctaggtttaaaaaataaacaaggcaGCTGATTATAAAAAGTGCTTGACTTCTCTAGAGGTGGcaggaaaaacaaatataagatgAGATTTTCCACTCCTGGTTATAATTAGAAGCATCTGACTGTGTTTTAAATTCGGTTGATGTACAGGAAGGTGTCCGTCATGGATTTGTCAAGAAAATATGGGATGGAGTGATGATTGCTCAATACAATCACCACAGGTCATTCATGGTATGGTGATTTGGGTTATGAATTTGGATGTGGAAATTAAGTAATAACATCAGATGCTTACAAGAAAGCAGTAGAAAACTTGCCCTTGTATTCCAAGCCAAGGACCATGAACTAGGCTACAAGCTCTAATTTCATTTTACCGATCATTGTCAGACTCATAATTGTTACTCTAAAGGACATGTTCTCCTTTTTTTGTCTAGTCAGATCCATGAAGGCAACAATCCATTAACATCGAAGGCAACTCTCAAGAACTTAAAACCTACTATGAATATTGTGTGCGTAGGCAAGGGATGATGTGGAATGTGTACAACAAGCAATGATCAAAGTACTAGTAACAACATCTGGCAAGACCAGTTGGGTTGCAAGGCATGCTCTTAAAGGTGTCGTGCAAAACAGCATCTCCAGAGCTTCTTGATTACTGCCTTAAACACTTGAGGGGAAGTTGGCTGCTTGTGGCATGGTGGTTCAGGGACAATGCAATCCTAATTCCTCTGATATTCAATTCAGGTAGTTGATGGAAACACTAAACTGTTCTAGTAATCTTTCACTCAAAATTTGCTAAATGCATTACTCAATTGTCATCTCTCAAATGTAACAGGCTTGAGCCACTGAGTTTCAAACACTACGGAAATGGATTTGACTCGAATCAACCATCTAAAGAACAAATAATAGGTGGTctgaaatttttatttgctcCACCCTGGAACCATGGTAAACTGTAGACCTATAGTGACAAGGGAAGGCATGATTGACTCAGCTACCATGCTTCTTGACTGAAAACAATTTATGAAGGGCAATGGACCTGATAAACAGATGAAGGCTAACCCTTTTGCTATTTGCCTTCTGTGCCATCTGGAGTTTTCAGAGGAGCCAAAAGGAGACCCTGCTATATACCACTGGAGTTAATTGTCCTACCTTCAAATGCCACTATTGCTGACCTAAAAACTGAAGCAAAGAGCAAAGAGAACTTTTCAATAAGTATGTGCCATATTTAAGAGGTTTGAAGCAGACGAATTTCTAGACTTTGGCTCTCTTGAAGATTCCATTACTCTTAAGTTTCTGGTCGGACAAAGTAGATCAGTCAGAATTAAAGGGACATCTCCATCAAAACATGCACCTAACCATTTCTGAATGGAGAAAGAACTGGATAGTGGATTGCATGTGTGGGGCTAAGGATGATGATGGGGAGAGTTAGCTTGTGATACCTGCAGTGTTTGGCAGTATACGAGGTGTGCTGGGATTGACAATTCTGCTGAGATTCCTGAAAATATTTGTGTGCAGATGTGTCAACTAATACCACCAATAAAACTGAGGGCGCAAATTTTATGGAGAAGGAGGCATCTAAAAGAACTTCGCTATCCAAAAAATCTACATGCAGCCGCAGGGATGGGGCTGGAACTGATGGTGTCAGTGTAGGACCAAGACTATGACATTTAGTGTACCCTAGGGTGTATATATTTCCTGTAAATCTGATGTCTTGAGTATCTTATTCTTCTCCTCTGTTGACAAAAGTAGTTCCTCAATCTTTTGTATTCTGTTATACAAAGATTACTacaagaaaatgagagaaagaaaagattatCATGTTCCAAGAATTTTTTCTGCTTTTACAGACTTGTTATTTGATGTGATTAAGCCATTTATGCatcgtttaaaaaaaaatcaaaagaaaaaagaaatatcaaacataaaaaagttcATGTAAGCAAATGGAAATTAAGGATATTGAAAGCACATTACTTTTAACTGGAAAAGATTTCACTTTATGTACCTCTGCCTTCTCCTCTCGGATCATTTGTGCTTGTCCCTCAAGTTGCAATAAAATGTCATCTCTCCCTTTAGGAACAGGAAGGGATGGTTCTGTTCTGGTTGCAGAGGGATGCCTAACAGCCCTGCAGAGGCTAGAGTACTTTGTAACCACATCTTTGTACAGACTCAGCAATCTTTCCACGTCTTCAACAGTCAGTTCACCAGGCTCAGCTTCCATATATGGATAATTTGATCTGCCTGATGCAATAAAAGATGAATTAGATCAAATCAGATGGAAGGTTGCATTAGTCCCTTAACCCCAAATAAAAAAGACTTCATTGCAAGAAAATATGAAACTGGTTAGTATATAATTGCAAGTCAAAACCAATGCAATAACTGTTTGACCATCAGAAAATAGCATAGACTAAAAAATCTACACACGAAAGCAACAATTTGGCAGTTTTCAATCTTACcatctatatttgttttcatgCCATGCATTCTTGTAGAAAAAATAGGATCTGTCTGTGCCTGTGAAGCTTCTACTTGAGATACCTTGCTGTCCAACTTAGCTGCTTGCATGCtctcttcaaattcaatttcatccatagaAAGAGATTTGGCATCTAACTGGCCAATAAAGGACTTGGCTGAGACAAGATTCGTGAAATAATAAGCTGGTTCAGATACCATTTTTTCTTGCCTCCTGTACAATTGGATGTATTTGAGGTTTGAATGCAACTGAGGAGGATTGGCCTGTTGAAAGAA
This genomic interval from Populus nigra chromosome 11, ddPopNigr1.1, whole genome shotgun sequence contains the following:
- the LOC133706342 gene encoding vacuolar protein sorting-associated protein 9A-like isoform X1 — protein: MDTAASQSSSSSIMFYDFLDKMRNPAALNLVKSIKSFIVSFQFSSANPENDSKRVQEFFSTMEAAIMEHPLWAGATDDEFDCSMEGLEKYIMTKLFSRTFAISPEDVKTDQEISEKIHLLQSFLRPEHLDIPPFLQNEASWLLAEKELQKINAFRAPREKLHCIMSCCRIINNLLLNASMSENHVLGGADDFLPVLIYVTIKANPPQLHSNLKYIQLYRRQEKMVSEPAYYFTNLVSAKSFIGQLDAKSLSMDEIEFEESMQAAKLDSKVSQVEASQAQTDPIFSTRMHGMKTNIDGRSNYPYMEAEPGELTVEDVERLLSLYKDVVTKYSSLCRAVRHPSATRTEPSLPVPKGRDDILLQLEGQAQMIREEKAEESQQNCQSQHTSYTAKHCRSVIQRKDAEALSAKKVDGFQFNPM
- the LOC133706342 gene encoding vacuolar protein sorting-associated protein 9A-like isoform X2, whose amino-acid sequence is MDTAASQSSSSSIMFYDFLDKMRNPAALNLVKSIKSFIVSFQFSSANPENDSKRVQEFFSTMEAAIMEHPLWAGATDDEFDCSMEGLEKYIMTKLFSRTFAISPEDVKTDQEISEKIHLLQSFLRPEHLDIPPFLQNEASWLLAEKELQKINAFRAPREKLHCIMSCCRIINNLLLNASMSENHVLGGADDFLPVLIYVTIKANPPQLHSNLKYIQLYRRQEKMVSEPAYYFTNLVSAKSFIGQLDAKSLSMDEIEFEESMQAAKLDSKVSQVEASQAQTDPIFSTRMHGMKTNIDGRSNYPYMEAEPGELTVEDVERLLSLYKDVVTKYSSLCRAVRHPSATRTEPSLPVPKGRDDILLQLEGQAQMIREEKAEVHKVKSFPVKRISAELSIPAHLVYCQTLQVSDTTKGC